From a single Pseudopipra pipra isolate bDixPip1 chromosome 15, bDixPip1.hap1, whole genome shotgun sequence genomic region:
- the CNOT8 gene encoding CCR4-NOT transcription complex subunit 8, with the protein MPAALAENSQVICEVWANNLEEEMRKIREIVLSYSYIAMDTEFPGVVVRLIGEFRSSTDYQYQLLRCNVDLLKIIQLGLTFTNEKGEYPSGINTWQFNFKFNLTEDMYSQDSIDLLASSGLQFQKHEEEGIDTLHFAELLMTSGVVLSDSVKWLSFHSGYDFGYMVKLLTDSKLPEEEHEFFHILNLFFPSIYDVKYLMKSCKNLKGGLQEVADQLDLQRIGRQHQAGSDSLLTGMAFFRMKELFFEDTIDDAKYCGRLYGLGTGVAQKQNEDVDSAQEKMSILTIINNMQP; encoded by the exons ATGCCAGCAGCTCTTGCAGAGAACAGCCAGGTTATCTGTGAAGTATGGGCCAACAACCTGGAGGAAGAGATGAGGAAAATTCGGGAGATCGTTCTGAGTTACAGCTACATTGCCATG GACACAGAGTTTCCTGGAGTTGTTGTCAGGCTGATCGGGGAATTCCGCAGTTCCACAGACTACCAGTACCAGCTCCTGCGGTGTAACGTCGACCTGCTGAAAATTATCCAGCTGGGCCTAACTTTCACAAATGAGAAGGGGGAATATCCTTCTGGCATCAACACCTGGCAGTTTAACTTCAAATTCAACCTCAC ggagGACATGTACTCTCAGGATTCCATAGACCTCCTTGCCAGCTCTGGGCTGCAATTCCAGAAGCACGAAGAAGAAGGGATTGATACCCTGCATTTTGCTGAGTTGCTGATGACATCTGGGGTTGTCCTAAGTGACAGTGTGAAATGGCTCTCCTTCCACAG tggttaTGATTTTGGCTACATGGTGAAGTTGTTGACAGATTCCAAGTTACCGGAAGAGGAACATGAATTTTTCCATATCTTGAACCTTTTCTTCCCATCTATCTATGACGTGAAGTACTTAATGAAAAGCTGCAAAAACCTCAAG GGTGGCCTTCAGGAAGTGGCAGATCAGCTGGATTTGCAGCGAATTGGACGACAACACCAGGCAGGATCAGACTCTCTTCTCACAGGAATGGCGTTCTTCAGAATGAAAGAG TTGTTTTTTGAGGATACAATTGACGATGCAAAGTATTGTGGGCGACTGTATGGCCTTGGCACGGGGGTGGCtcagaaacaaaatgaagatgTGGACTCAGCCCAAGAGAAAATGAGCATTTTGACCATTATCAACAACATGCAGCCGTGA